A genome region from Pseudomonas pergaminensis includes the following:
- a CDS encoding YhdP family protein, producing the protein MERLIRFFAALTRWGLGLCALLLVLAAVYVSLGRELTPLVAEYRAEVEAKAQAAVDMPLHIGSLEGRWSGFAPVLLAHDVMVGEGSSALRLDQVEVVPDIWASLMAREVRIAHLQVSGLQLSVKEDKDGKWALQGLPVQDDQPLDPEQVLKRMQTVKRVSLLDSQVTLQPFDQAPVTLTYVGLSLHTGAVRQRLDARLTLPDGQPLAVNLRTRIRASQWKDAEIQAYLSLPQSDWAKWIPAKLTQQWTLTQFKAGGEFWLSWAKGTVQSAVVRLNSPQVKGSYADRKPVHIENLALTAYLQRSETGLKVLFDSLAMNLGETRWESRLQLQQTLATDKDQEVWKLQADRLDLTPITPLLNALAPLPEGFAKTVQHLKATGLLRNVLVDFRPHDTTDQKVSFAANLERIGFDAYFGAPAARNVSGSISGDLGHGELRMDSKDFSLHLDPIFAKPWQYIQANARLTWKLDEEGFTLIAPYIKVLGEEGKVAADFLIRLHFDHNQEDYMDLRVGMVDGDGRFTPKYLPAVLSPALDEWLRTAILKGAVDQGFFQYQGSLNHDALPASRNISLFFKVHDAELAFQPGWPHVSKVNGEVFVEESGVRILASKGQLLDTKVKDVYVNIPHAPAGKDSHLLLTGGFAGGLGDGLKILQEAPIGTASTFAGWKGEGDLQGSLDLDIPLAKGAEPKIVVDFKTDKSRLQLAEPTLDLNQLKGDFRFDSAKGLSGQNITAQAFDRPITAQIFADGKPGNISTRVTAKGQVTVKRLTDWLKITQPLPVSGDIPYQLQLTLNGADSQLMVSSNLKGVAVDLPAPFGMPASQGRDSVFRMTLQGAERRYWFDYGELANFTFAAPPDKFNDGRGELFLGDGDAVLPGAKGLRIRGVLSELDIDPWKKLVDRYAGNDPGGSAKQLLNGADFKVDKLTGMGTQFDQVNLQLDRKPAAWGLQFSSQQAKGTVNLPDAKGAPIAINLQYVKLPAVDPTVQADENAPDPLANIDPKDIPALDIAIDQLFQGPDLIGAWSLKIRPTAKGLAFSNLDLGLKGMQLKGAGGWEGGAGDSSSWYKGRLDGKNIGDVLKGWGYAPTVTSQDFHLDVDGRWPGSPAYVGPKRFSGSLDAAFRNGQFVEVEGGAQALRVFGLLNFNSIGRRLRLDFSDLLGKGLSYDRVKGLLAASNGVFVTREPITMTGPSSNLELNGTLDLVADRVDAKLLVTLPVTNNLPIAALIVGAPAIGGALFLIDKLIGDRVSRFASVQYKVEGPWKDPKITFDKPFEKPN; encoded by the coding sequence ATGGAGCGTCTGATACGCTTTTTTGCCGCTTTGACCCGTTGGGGCCTGGGCCTCTGTGCCTTGCTGCTGGTATTGGCGGCCGTGTACGTGAGCCTGGGCCGTGAATTGACGCCGCTGGTGGCCGAGTACCGTGCAGAAGTCGAGGCCAAGGCCCAGGCTGCTGTGGACATGCCCCTGCATATCGGCAGCCTGGAAGGCCGCTGGAGTGGTTTCGCGCCGGTATTGCTCGCCCATGATGTGATGGTGGGCGAGGGCAGCAGTGCCCTTCGCCTGGATCAGGTCGAAGTGGTGCCGGATATCTGGGCCAGCCTGATGGCCCGCGAAGTGCGCATTGCGCACCTGCAAGTCAGTGGCCTGCAACTCAGTGTGAAGGAAGACAAGGACGGCAAATGGGCCCTGCAGGGCCTGCCCGTGCAAGACGACCAGCCGCTGGATCCGGAGCAGGTGCTAAAGCGCATGCAGACGGTCAAGCGTGTGTCGCTGCTCGACAGCCAGGTGACGTTGCAGCCGTTTGACCAAGCGCCGGTGACCCTGACATATGTCGGCCTGAGCCTGCATACCGGCGCCGTCCGTCAGCGCCTCGATGCACGCCTGACCCTGCCCGACGGCCAGCCGCTCGCCGTTAACCTGCGCACCCGCATTCGTGCCAGCCAATGGAAGGATGCCGAAATCCAGGCCTACCTGAGCCTGCCGCAAAGCGACTGGGCCAAGTGGATTCCGGCCAAGCTGACCCAACAGTGGACACTCACGCAATTCAAGGCTGGCGGCGAATTCTGGCTGAGCTGGGCCAAGGGCACCGTGCAAAGCGCGGTGGTGCGCCTCAACTCGCCACAGGTGAAAGGCAGCTACGCCGACCGTAAGCCTGTCCATATCGAAAATCTCGCCCTAACCGCCTACCTGCAGCGCAGTGAAACTGGTCTCAAGGTGTTGTTCGATTCCCTGGCGATGAACCTGGGTGAAACACGCTGGGAATCGCGCCTGCAATTGCAGCAGACGCTGGCTACCGACAAGGACCAGGAAGTCTGGAAGCTTCAGGCCGACCGCCTGGACCTCACGCCGATCACGCCGCTGCTCAATGCGTTGGCGCCGTTGCCGGAGGGGTTTGCCAAGACTGTGCAGCATCTGAAGGCCACCGGCCTGCTACGTAACGTGCTGGTGGACTTCCGTCCACATGACACCACCGATCAAAAAGTCAGCTTCGCTGCCAACCTTGAACGCATTGGCTTTGATGCCTACTTCGGCGCGCCGGCCGCGCGCAATGTGTCCGGCAGCATCAGCGGCGACCTGGGTCATGGCGAGCTGCGCATGGACAGCAAGGATTTTTCCCTGCACCTCGACCCGATCTTTGCCAAGCCTTGGCAGTACATCCAGGCCAACGCGCGCCTGACGTGGAAGCTGGACGAGGAAGGCTTCACCCTGATCGCGCCGTATATCAAGGTGCTGGGCGAAGAGGGCAAGGTGGCCGCCGACTTCCTGATCCGCCTGCATTTCGACCACAACCAGGAAGACTACATGGACCTGCGTGTCGGCATGGTCGATGGCGATGGGCGTTTCACCCCCAAATACCTGCCGGCGGTGTTGAGCCCGGCGTTGGACGAATGGTTGCGCACCGCGATTCTCAAGGGCGCGGTGGACCAAGGCTTCTTCCAGTATCAGGGTTCGTTGAACCACGACGCACTGCCGGCCTCGCGCAATATCAGCCTGTTTTTCAAGGTGCATGACGCCGAACTGGCATTCCAGCCGGGCTGGCCTCACGTGAGCAAGGTCAATGGCGAAGTGTTTGTCGAGGAAAGCGGCGTGCGCATCCTGGCCAGCAAGGGCCAATTGCTCGACACCAAGGTCAAGGATGTCTACGTCAATATCCCCCACGCGCCTGCGGGCAAGGACAGCCATCTGCTGCTCACGGGTGGTTTTGCCGGTGGCTTGGGCGATGGGCTCAAAATCCTCCAGGAAGCGCCGATCGGCACCGCCTCGACCTTCGCTGGCTGGAAAGGCGAGGGCGACCTGCAGGGGAGCCTGGACCTCGATATTCCGCTGGCCAAGGGCGCCGAGCCGAAGATCGTAGTGGACTTCAAGACCGATAAGTCGCGCCTGCAACTGGCTGAACCCACCCTGGACCTGAATCAGCTCAAGGGCGACTTCCGTTTCGACAGCGCCAAGGGCCTCAGTGGCCAGAACATCACGGCCCAGGCGTTTGACCGCCCGATCACTGCGCAGATCTTTGCCGACGGCAAGCCGGGCAATATCAGCACTCGCGTGACTGCCAAGGGCCAGGTCACGGTCAAGCGGCTGACGGACTGGCTGAAAATCACCCAGCCGTTGCCGGTATCCGGCGATATTCCGTACCAGTTGCAACTGACCCTGAACGGCGCCGACAGCCAGCTGATGGTCAGCTCCAACCTCAAGGGCGTGGCGGTGGATTTGCCGGCGCCGTTCGGCATGCCGGCCAGCCAGGGGCGCGACAGCGTGTTCCGCATGACCTTGCAGGGTGCCGAGCGCCGTTATTGGTTCGATTATGGCGAGCTGGCAAACTTTACCTTTGCCGCGCCACCGGACAAATTCAATGATGGCCGTGGTGAGCTGTTCCTGGGGGATGGCGATGCCGTATTGCCGGGTGCCAAGGGCTTGCGCATTCGTGGGGTCTTGTCGGAACTCGATATCGACCCGTGGAAAAAACTGGTGGACCGCTACGCGGGCAACGATCCGGGTGGCAGTGCCAAGCAACTGCTCAACGGCGCCGACTTCAAGGTGGACAAGCTGACCGGGATGGGTACCCAGTTTGATCAGGTCAATTTGCAGCTGGACCGCAAGCCTGCGGCGTGGGGACTGCAATTCAGCAGCCAGCAAGCCAAGGGCACGGTGAACCTGCCGGACGCCAAAGGCGCGCCGATTGCGATCAACCTGCAATACGTGAAGCTGCCGGCGGTAGACCCAACCGTGCAGGCGGATGAAAACGCACCGGATCCCTTGGCAAATATCGATCCCAAGGACATTCCAGCGCTGGATATCGCCATTGATCAGTTGTTCCAAGGCCCGGACCTGATAGGTGCCTGGTCGCTGAAGATCCGCCCGACCGCCAAGGGCCTGGCCTTCAGCAATCTGGACCTGGGCCTGAAGGGCATGCAGCTCAAGGGGGCCGGAGGCTGGGAAGGCGGGGCCGGTGACAGCAGCAGTTGGTACAAGGGCCGCCTGGACGGCAAGAATATCGGCGATGTCCTCAAGGGCTGGGGTTATGCGCCCACTGTGACCAGCCAGGATTTCCACCTGGATGTGGATGGACGCTGGCCCGGTTCGCCGGCCTATGTCGGGCCCAAGCGATTCTCCGGCAGCCTGGATGCGGCGTTCCGCAACGGCCAGTTCGTGGAAGTCGAGGGGGGCGCCCAGGCCCTGCGGGTGTTCGGCCTGCTGAACTTCAACTCCATCGGGCGTCGGCTGCGCCTGGACTTCTCGGACTTGCTTGGCAAGGGCTTGAGCTATGACCGGGTCAAAGGCTTGCTGGCGGCCAGCAATGGCGTGTTCGTGACCCGCGAGCCGATCACCATGACCGGGCCGTCAAGCAATCTGGAGCTCAATGGCACCCTGGACCTGGTGGCTGACCGCGTGGATGCCAAGTTGCTGGTGACGCTGCCGGTGACCAACAACCTGCCGATTGCGGCGTTGATCGTCGGGGCGCCGGCCATTGGCGGTGCGTTGTTCCTGATCGACAAGTTGATCGGTGACCGTGTTTCACGCTTCGCCAGCGTGCAATACAAGGTCGAAGGCCCGTGGAAGGATCCGAAAATCACCTTCGACAAGCCATTTGAAAAACCAAACTGA
- a CDS encoding carbon-nitrogen hydrolase family protein: MSFAVIQMVSQSDVLANLAQARRLLEEAAAGGAKLAVLPENFAAMGRRDVADIGRAEALGEGPILPWLKQTARDLTLWIVAGTLPLPPKDQPHAKSNACSLLVDDQGEIVARYDKLHLFDVDVADARGRYRESDDYAFGGNVVVADTPVGRLGLTVCYDLRFPELYSELRAAGAELITAPSAFTAVTGAAHWDVLIRARAIETQCYLLAAAQGGVHPGPRETHGHAAIVDPWGRVLAQQDQGEAVLLAERDSSEQASIRARMPVANHRRFFSQGAQRPASER; the protein is encoded by the coding sequence ATGTCCTTTGCGGTAATTCAAATGGTCAGCCAGAGCGATGTGCTGGCCAACCTGGCCCAGGCCCGGCGCTTGTTGGAGGAAGCGGCGGCAGGCGGTGCAAAGCTGGCGGTATTGCCGGAAAACTTCGCTGCCATGGGCCGCCGTGACGTGGCCGACATCGGCCGCGCCGAAGCGCTGGGCGAAGGCCCGATCCTGCCATGGTTGAAACAGACCGCGCGCGACCTCACCTTATGGATAGTGGCGGGTACTTTGCCATTGCCGCCTAAAGACCAACCGCACGCCAAGTCCAATGCCTGCTCGCTGCTGGTCGATGATCAGGGTGAAATCGTTGCCCGTTACGACAAGCTGCACTTGTTCGATGTGGACGTTGCCGACGCTCGCGGGCGTTATCGCGAATCCGACGACTATGCTTTCGGGGGCAATGTGGTGGTGGCGGATACACCCGTTGGTCGCTTGGGCCTGACAGTGTGTTACGACCTGCGCTTCCCCGAGCTGTACAGCGAATTGCGCGCGGCGGGGGCTGAATTGATCACTGCGCCTTCGGCGTTTACGGCCGTAACCGGCGCTGCGCACTGGGACGTGCTGATTCGCGCGCGGGCCATCGAGACCCAGTGCTACCTGCTGGCGGCCGCCCAGGGGGGCGTGCATCCGGGGCCACGGGAAACCCATGGCCATGCGGCGATTGTCGATCCCTGGGGGCGCGTGCTGGCACAACAGGATCAGGGCGAAGCGGTGTTGCTGGCCGAACGCGATAGCAGTGAACAAGCGTCGATTAGGGCGCGCATGCCGGTGGCCAACCATCGGCGCTTTTTCTCGCAGGGCGCACAGCGGCCTGCTTCGGAACGATGA
- the tldD gene encoding metalloprotease TldD has product MSELLSSVSEHLLAPGGVTIESLQTVLGDLAGPGIDAADLYFQGQISESWALEDGIVKEGSFNLDQGVGVRAQSGEKTGFAYSNAITLEALGLAARAARSISRAGQNGTVQAFSTQDVTQLYGPDNPLEVMTRAEKVDLLKRVDAATRALDPRIQQVTVSMAGVWERILVASTDGSLAADVRPLVRFNVSVIVEQNGRRERGGHGGGGRTDYRYFLTDDRAMGYAREALRQALVNLEAIPAPAGTLPVVLGSGWSGVLLHEAVGHGLEGDFNRKGSSAYSGRMGEMVASKLCTIVDDGTLAGRRGSLSVDDEGTPTECTTLIENGVLKGYMQDKLNARLMGVARTGNGRRESYAHLPMPRMTNTYMLGGESDPAEIIASVKRGIYCANLGGGQVDITSGKFVFSTSEAYLIEDGKITAPVKGATLIGNGPEAMSKVSMVGNDLSLDSGVGTCGKDGQSVPVGVGQPTLKIDAITVGGTGA; this is encoded by the coding sequence ATGAGCGAGTTGTTGTCCTCAGTCAGTGAACACCTCCTGGCACCCGGTGGCGTGACCATCGAAAGTTTGCAAACCGTGCTGGGCGATCTTGCCGGGCCGGGCATCGACGCGGCCGACCTGTATTTCCAGGGGCAGATCTCCGAGTCCTGGGCCCTGGAAGACGGCATTGTCAAGGAAGGCAGTTTCAACCTTGACCAAGGTGTGGGTGTGCGTGCGCAATCCGGCGAAAAAACCGGCTTTGCCTACAGCAATGCGATCACCCTTGAGGCCTTGGGCCTGGCCGCCCGTGCCGCGCGCTCTATTTCCCGGGCTGGGCAAAACGGCACGGTGCAGGCGTTCAGCACCCAGGACGTGACCCAGTTGTATGGGCCGGACAACCCGTTGGAAGTGATGACCCGTGCCGAAAAAGTCGACTTGCTCAAGCGTGTCGATGCCGCGACGCGTGCGTTGGACCCGCGTATCCAGCAGGTGACCGTGAGCATGGCCGGCGTGTGGGAACGCATTCTGGTTGCGTCCACCGATGGCAGCCTGGCGGCGGATGTGCGCCCCTTGGTGCGCTTCAATGTCAGTGTGATCGTCGAGCAGAATGGTCGTCGCGAGCGCGGCGGCCATGGCGGCGGCGGGCGTACCGACTATCGCTATTTCCTCACCGACGACCGTGCCATGGGGTATGCCCGCGAAGCGCTGCGCCAGGCGCTGGTCAACCTGGAAGCGATTCCGGCACCGGCCGGGACCTTGCCGGTGGTGCTGGGTTCGGGGTGGTCCGGCGTGCTGCTGCACGAAGCGGTCGGTCATGGCCTGGAAGGTGATTTCAACCGCAAGGGCAGCTCGGCGTACAGCGGGCGTATGGGCGAGATGGTTGCGTCCAAACTTTGCACCATCGTTGATGACGGCACCCTGGCCGGGCGTCGTGGCTCGCTGAGTGTCGATGACGAAGGCACCCCGACCGAGTGCACCACCCTGATCGAAAACGGTGTGCTCAAGGGCTACATGCAAGACAAGCTCAACGCCCGCCTGATGGGCGTGGCTCGCACCGGTAACGGTCGCCGTGAATCCTATGCGCACCTGCCGATGCCACGCATGACCAACACCTACATGCTCGGTGGCGAAAGCGACCCGGCAGAAATCATTGCGTCGGTGAAGCGCGGCATCTATTGCGCCAACCTCGGTGGTGGCCAGGTGGATATCACCAGCGGCAAGTTCGTGTTTTCCACCAGCGAGGCTTACCTGATCGAAGACGGCAAGATTACCGCGCCGGTCAAGGGCGCAACGTTGATCGGTAACGGTCCGGAAGCCATGAGCAAGGTGTCGATGGTCGGTAACGACCTGTCGCTGGACAGCGGCGTGGGCACGTGCGGGAAGGATGGGCAGTCGGTGCCGGTGGGTGTCGGCCAGCCTACGCTGAAGATTGATGCGATCACCGTGGGTGGCACGGGGGCGTAG
- the yjgA gene encoding ribosome biogenesis factor YjgA yields the protein MVDSYDDSLDGEKSKTQVKRELHALVDLGERLTTLKKDLIAKLPLTDEMRRALADAPKHTANIARKRHIMFIGKLMRDQDTDAILALLDQTDASTRQYNERFHNLERWRDRLISGDDAVLEKFVLDYPDADRQQLRSLIRQAQHEQAHNKAPATSRKIFKYIRELDETQRGLR from the coding sequence ATGGTTGATTCTTACGACGACTCCCTCGATGGGGAGAAAAGCAAAACCCAGGTCAAACGTGAGCTGCATGCTCTGGTTGACCTCGGCGAGCGCCTTACAACGCTCAAGAAGGATTTGATTGCAAAACTGCCATTGACCGACGAAATGCGCCGGGCCTTGGCGGATGCGCCCAAGCACACCGCGAATATCGCGCGTAAACGGCACATCATGTTTATCGGCAAACTGATGCGCGATCAGGACACTGACGCCATTCTGGCCTTGCTCGATCAAACCGATGCCTCCACTCGCCAGTACAACGAACGCTTCCATAACCTGGAACGTTGGCGTGACCGCCTGATCTCGGGCGATGACGCCGTGCTGGAAAAATTCGTACTGGACTACCCGGACGCGGACCGCCAGCAACTGCGCTCCCTGATCCGTCAGGCCCAGCACGAGCAGGCGCATAACAAGGCGCCGGCCACCAGCCGTAAAATCTTCAAGTACATCCGTGAGCTGGACGAGACTCAACGCGGCCTGCGCTGA
- the pmbA gene encoding metalloprotease PmbA, with the protein MSAAQSVGPQALPALQEQVEQILAEAKRQGASACEVAVSLEQGLSTSVRQREVETVEFNRDQGFGITLYVGQRKGSASTSASGPEAIRETVAAALAIAKHTSEDESSGLADKALMAKDLKDFDLFHAWDITPEQAIEQALTCEAAAFDADTRIKNADGTTLSTHQGCRVYGNSHGFIGGYASTRHSLSCVMIAEANGQMQRDYWYDVNRQGDLLADPISIGQRAAQRAASRLGARPVPTCEVPVLFSAELAGGLFGSFLGAISGGNLYRKSSFLDGAIGQKLFPEWLTIDERPHLMRAMGSSAFDGDGLATYAKPFVENGELVSYVLGTYAGRKLGLPSTANSGGVHNLFVTHGDEDQAALLRKMGRGLLVTELMGHGLNMVTGDYSRGAAGFWVENGEIQFAVQEVTIAGNMRDMFKQIIAVGNDLELRSNIRTGSVLIERMTVAGS; encoded by the coding sequence ATGAGTGCAGCCCAAAGCGTCGGTCCGCAAGCGTTACCGGCACTGCAGGAACAAGTCGAGCAGATCCTTGCCGAAGCCAAGCGCCAGGGGGCTAGCGCCTGTGAAGTGGCGGTGTCGCTGGAGCAGGGGCTCTCGACATCGGTGCGCCAGCGGGAAGTCGAGACCGTGGAGTTCAACCGCGACCAAGGCTTTGGCATCACCTTGTATGTAGGGCAGCGCAAAGGTTCGGCCAGCACATCGGCCAGTGGCCCGGAGGCTATTCGCGAGACCGTGGCGGCGGCATTGGCGATCGCCAAGCACACCTCCGAGGATGAAAGCTCGGGCTTGGCTGACAAGGCGTTGATGGCCAAGGACTTGAAAGACTTTGATCTGTTCCACGCCTGGGACATCACGCCCGAGCAGGCCATTGAACAGGCACTGACCTGTGAAGCCGCCGCGTTCGACGCCGATACCCGCATCAAGAACGCTGATGGCACCACATTGAGCACCCATCAGGGCTGCCGCGTGTATGGCAACAGCCATGGTTTTATTGGCGGTTACGCGTCCACGCGTCATAGCCTGAGCTGCGTGATGATCGCCGAAGCCAATGGCCAGATGCAGCGCGATTACTGGTATGACGTGAACCGCCAGGGCGATTTACTGGCCGATCCGATCAGCATCGGCCAGCGTGCTGCACAGCGTGCCGCGAGCCGCCTGGGCGCGCGCCCCGTGCCGACCTGTGAAGTGCCGGTGCTGTTTTCGGCGGAATTGGCCGGTGGCTTGTTCGGCAGCTTCCTTGGCGCGATTTCCGGGGGCAACCTTTATCGCAAGTCCTCGTTCCTGGACGGGGCGATTGGGCAGAAGCTGTTTCCAGAATGGTTGACCATCGATGAGCGCCCACACCTGATGCGCGCCATGGGCAGTTCGGCGTTTGACGGTGATGGCCTGGCGACGTACGCGAAGCCGTTTGTCGAAAACGGTGAATTGGTGTCCTACGTGCTCGGTACCTACGCCGGCCGAAAACTTGGTTTGCCGAGCACCGCCAACTCCGGCGGCGTGCACAACCTGTTCGTCACCCATGGCGATGAAGACCAAGCAGCGTTGCTGCGGAAGATGGGGCGCGGCCTGCTGGTGACTGAGTTGATGGGCCACGGCCTGAACATGGTCACGGGCGATTATTCCCGTGGCGCGGCAGGCTTCTGGGTGGAAAACGGCGAAATTCAATTTGCCGTCCAGGAGGTGACTATCGCCGGCAACATGCGCGATATGTTCAAGCAGATCATTGCGGTCGGGAACGACCTGGAACTGCGCAGCAATATCCGCACGGGTTCGGTGTTGATCGAACGGATGACCGTCGCCGGTAGCTGA
- a CDS encoding FagA protein — MSSVLHEDPYLESWRWMSRQIRCGLDPNEPRLIEHYLNEGRYLACCTATHPWTIAETSFRLLLDTASDIALPWHWRSLCLDQAWRPLRDLEKLSHCACRLKRWQTFAWQLATCELLPSISVSYLVQGSSDE; from the coding sequence ATGAGTTCTGTCCTGCATGAGGATCCCTACCTCGAGAGCTGGCGCTGGATGAGTCGCCAGATTCGCTGCGGCCTCGACCCCAACGAACCGCGCCTGATCGAACATTACCTCAATGAAGGTCGATACCTGGCGTGCTGCACTGCGACCCATCCGTGGACGATCGCCGAAACCTCATTCCGCCTGTTGCTCGACACTGCCAGCGATATTGCGCTGCCTTGGCACTGGCGCTCCTTGTGCCTTGACCAGGCCTGGCGCCCTCTGCGTGACCTGGAAAAACTCTCTCACTGTGCCTGCCGCCTCAAGCGCTGGCAGACCTTTGCCTGGCAATTGGCGACGTGTGAATTGCTGCCCTCAATTTCTGTTTCTTACCTGGTGCAAGGATCTTCCGATGAGTAA
- a CDS encoding class II fumarate hydratase: MSNTRIERDSMGELHVPAEALYGAQTQRAVNNFPISHQRMPAQFIRALILAKAAAAKVNVDLKQISEGRGKAIVDAAQGLLEGDFMPHFPVDIFQTGSGTSSNMNANEVIATLASRLLGESVNPNDHVNCGQSSNDIIPTTLHVSAALVLHEQTLPALLHLVQVIERKAEEVHPFIKTGRTHLMDAMPVRMSQVLNGWAQQLKANIGHLQDLLPSLQALAQGGTAVGTGINAHPEFAARFSQQLSSLTGVKFTPGKNLFALIGSQDTAVAVSGQLKATAVSLMKIANDLRWMNSGPLAGLGEIELEGLQPGSSIMPGKVNPVIPEATAMVAAQVIGNDTVITVAGQSGNFELNVMLPIIAQNLLSSLELLANSSRLLADKAIASFKVNEAKLKEALSRNPILVTALNPIIGYQKAAEIAKKAYQQGRTVIEVALEHTDLPRSQLEILLDPEKLTAGGV, encoded by the coding sequence ATGAGTAACACCCGTATCGAACGCGACAGCATGGGCGAACTGCACGTGCCTGCCGAGGCCCTGTATGGCGCCCAGACCCAGCGCGCGGTGAACAACTTCCCGATCAGCCACCAACGCATGCCGGCGCAATTCATTCGCGCGCTCATCCTGGCCAAGGCCGCCGCTGCCAAGGTCAACGTTGACCTCAAGCAGATCAGCGAGGGGCGGGGCAAAGCCATTGTCGATGCCGCCCAAGGCTTGTTGGAAGGGGATTTCATGCCGCACTTCCCGGTGGATATCTTCCAGACCGGCTCCGGCACCAGCTCCAACATGAATGCCAACGAAGTGATTGCAACCCTCGCCAGCCGTTTGCTGGGCGAGTCGGTCAACCCCAACGATCACGTGAATTGCGGCCAAAGCAGCAACGACATCATCCCGACTACCCTCCACGTCAGTGCCGCGCTGGTCCTGCACGAGCAAACGCTGCCGGCCCTGTTGCACTTGGTGCAGGTGATCGAGCGGAAGGCCGAAGAGGTCCATCCTTTCATCAAGACCGGTCGCACGCACCTGATGGACGCCATGCCGGTGCGCATGAGCCAAGTGCTCAACGGTTGGGCGCAGCAGCTCAAGGCCAATATCGGGCATTTGCAGGACCTTCTGCCGAGTTTGCAAGCCCTGGCTCAGGGCGGCACGGCAGTGGGCACCGGGATCAATGCACACCCTGAATTCGCTGCGCGTTTCAGCCAGCAACTGAGCAGCCTGACAGGCGTGAAATTCACCCCTGGCAAAAACCTGTTCGCCCTGATTGGCTCCCAAGACACCGCCGTGGCCGTGTCCGGCCAGTTGAAAGCCACCGCCGTGTCGCTGATGAAAATCGCCAACGACCTGCGCTGGATGAACTCCGGTCCGCTTGCCGGCCTGGGTGAAATCGAACTGGAAGGCCTGCAACCTGGCTCGTCGATCATGCCCGGCAAGGTCAACCCGGTGATCCCGGAAGCGACTGCGATGGTCGCCGCGCAGGTCATTGGCAATGACACAGTAATTACCGTCGCCGGCCAGTCAGGCAACTTCGAACTGAACGTGATGCTGCCGATCATCGCGCAGAACCTGCTCAGCAGCCTTGAACTGCTGGCCAATTCCAGTCGCCTGCTCGCGGACAAGGCCATTGCCAGTTTCAAGGTCAATGAAGCCAAGCTCAAGGAAGCGCTGTCGCGCAACCCGATTCTGGTCACCGCACTCAACCCGATCATCGGTTACCAAAAGGCCGCCGAAATCGCCAAGAAAGCCTATCAGCAGGGCCGCACGGTGATTGAGGTCGCACTGGAGCACACCGACTTGCCGCGCAGCCAACTGGAGATCCTGCTGGATCCGGAAAAGCTCACGGCTGGCGGCGTGTAA
- a CDS encoding superoxide dismutase has translation MTYTLPALPYAYDALEPHIDAQTMEIHYTKHHQTYINNLNAAVEGTEFAGWPVEKLVSSVQQLPEKLRAAVINQGGGHANHSLFWAVMSPKGGGKPEGALGKAIDEQLGGFDSFKEAFTKAALTRFGSGWAWLSVTPQKTLVVESSGNQDSPLMNGNTPILGLDVWEHAYYLLYQNRRPEYINAFYSVINWPEVAARYQAAVA, from the coding sequence ATGACTTATACCTTGCCTGCCTTGCCTTACGCGTACGACGCCCTGGAACCGCATATCGATGCGCAAACCATGGAGATCCACTACACCAAGCACCATCAGACGTACATCAACAACCTCAATGCGGCTGTCGAAGGCACTGAGTTTGCCGGATGGCCGGTGGAGAAACTGGTGTCCAGTGTGCAGCAACTGCCGGAAAAACTGCGTGCAGCCGTCATCAACCAGGGTGGCGGCCATGCCAACCACTCGTTGTTCTGGGCAGTGATGTCGCCCAAAGGTGGCGGCAAACCCGAAGGCGCGTTAGGCAAAGCCATTGATGAACAGTTGGGTGGCTTCGACAGTTTCAAAGAGGCCTTCACCAAGGCTGCATTGACCCGTTTCGGCAGCGGCTGGGCCTGGTTGAGTGTGACTCCGCAGAAGACCCTGGTGGTGGAAAGCAGTGGCAACCAGGACAGCCCACTGATGAACGGCAATACGCCGATTCTCGGTCTGGACGTCTGGGAACACGCCTACTACCTGCTGTACCAGAACCGTCGCCCGGAATACATCAATGCCTTCTACAGTGTTATCAACTGGCCAGAAGTCGCCGCGCGCTATCAGGCCGCCGTGGCCTGA